From a region of the Vaginimicrobium propionicum genome:
- a CDS encoding TIGR03936 family radical SAM-associated protein yields MTSRQPERRNPPPVQRIRLRYSKTGVFRFASHRDFSRVFERALRRAGVPMAYSSGFNPRPRVSYTNAAATGAASRAEYLEIGLAQQVSVANLVAGLNEVLPEGFCIEDAVEASGTKLAERLQASLWLALLPTEKIPQKLAEAVSDFLSAPQVLVERKTKKGMRSFDVRNAVLALDIKESVMHLKLRHVVPLVRPDDVISGLNTVNEQVVDGSEVLFERLAQGPIKSDGAIGDPLREDVS; encoded by the coding sequence ATGACTAGTCGCCAACCAGAACGCCGTAACCCGCCTCCGGTGCAAAGAATCAGATTGCGTTATTCAAAGACTGGAGTCTTTCGTTTTGCCAGTCACCGAGATTTCAGTCGAGTTTTTGAACGCGCCTTGCGTCGAGCTGGTGTTCCCATGGCTTATTCTTCCGGCTTCAACCCCAGACCACGAGTCTCATATACCAATGCTGCAGCGACAGGTGCCGCTAGCCGGGCCGAATATTTAGAGATCGGTTTGGCTCAGCAGGTTAGCGTTGCGAACTTAGTCGCGGGTCTAAATGAGGTACTGCCCGAGGGATTTTGTATTGAGGACGCTGTGGAAGCCAGTGGAACTAAACTTGCGGAACGGTTACAAGCATCGCTTTGGCTAGCACTATTGCCTACTGAGAAAATACCTCAAAAACTAGCGGAAGCTGTTAGCGATTTCTTAAGCGCTCCACAGGTTCTTGTTGAACGTAAAACCAAGAAGGGCATGCGCTCATTCGATGTGCGAAATGCAGTTTTAGCTCTCGACATCAAAGAGTCAGTGATGCATCTTAAGCTGCGTCACGTGGTGCCTTTGGTGCGTCCCGATGACGTGATTTCGGGATTAAACACCGTGAATGAGCAAGTGGTTGATGGCTCAGAGGTGCTTTTTGAGCGGCTGGCTCAAGGCCCGATAAAAAGTGACGGCGCAATAGGCGACCCGCTGCGTGAAGATGTGTCCTAG
- a CDS encoding CPBP family intramembrane glutamic endopeptidase — MSQSDQPLESPRPWEPNLPKPNSQPEYQPAYLPTQTGNQPYQPTYQPYIAYPTAKVPTHPVVETDYTNFWRSPSWKVSKPITGLVLFFVFWLLASFVTVGAYIFLTIFVGIASGQMDSASINPEDIKISMTPGLLLATNVSLAAMIPISMLIAKWIFGQKVGFVSSVVGKIRWQWLFVCLGILLPLWIILQFGTWLLNPDAFSGFSPNKDTVAFLAVIILTTPLQCAGEEYGFRGAVNRCVASFVRPDKKIAGSLPIGVVLGAVVSSLCFMLAHGSTDIWLNIFYFFFGFVSVILAYKTGGLEASIAMHIVNNLTEMVITLPFGQADQLLQRGAGTADASVLVQMGVIIIGMTLVLLVAKRRGIRATNAPGADPTIQVSQA; from the coding sequence ATGAGTCAGAGTGATCAACCTTTAGAAAGCCCAAGGCCTTGGGAGCCTAACCTACCTAAACCTAATTCGCAGCCCGAATACCAGCCAGCCTATCTGCCGACACAGACAGGTAATCAGCCTTATCAGCCCACATACCAACCATATATCGCCTATCCGACGGCTAAAGTGCCAACTCATCCGGTAGTAGAAACCGATTACACCAACTTTTGGCGTTCACCCTCATGGAAAGTTTCCAAACCAATAACAGGTCTGGTGCTTTTCTTTGTCTTCTGGCTGCTGGCTTCATTCGTGACCGTGGGAGCCTACATCTTTCTCACGATCTTTGTCGGGATAGCGAGCGGTCAGATGGATTCCGCAAGTATTAACCCTGAAGACATCAAAATATCTATGACGCCAGGTCTTCTCTTGGCAACAAACGTTTCATTGGCTGCCATGATCCCCATCTCCATGCTCATCGCGAAATGGATTTTCGGTCAAAAAGTTGGTTTTGTTTCCTCTGTTGTAGGCAAGATTAGATGGCAGTGGCTATTCGTCTGTCTAGGCATTCTGCTGCCGTTATGGATAATTCTTCAGTTCGGCACCTGGCTATTAAACCCAGACGCCTTTTCAGGGTTTAGCCCCAATAAGGACACCGTCGCTTTTCTAGCCGTAATCATTTTGACCACGCCGCTGCAATGTGCTGGCGAAGAATATGGCTTCAGAGGCGCCGTCAATCGCTGTGTGGCAAGTTTTGTGCGTCCAGACAAAAAGATTGCCGGTAGTTTGCCGATTGGTGTAGTGCTAGGGGCAGTAGTTTCTTCCCTATGTTTTATGCTTGCTCACGGCTCAACTGATATTTGGTTGAATATTTTCTATTTCTTCTTCGGTTTCGTCTCAGTGATTTTGGCCTATAAGACGGGTGGTTTAGAGGCCTCAATTGCTATGCACATCGTCAATAATTTGACTGAGATGGTGATTACCTTGCCTTTCGGTCAGGCGGATCAGCTTCTTCAACGTGGTGCTGGAACAGCTGACGCCTCAGTTTTAGTACAAATGGGGGTAATTATTATCGGTATGACTTTGGTGCTGTTGGTTGCTAAACGACGCGGTATCCGCGCAACTAATGCACCTGGGGCCGACCCAACTATTCAGGTCAGTCAAGCGTGA
- a CDS encoding DoxX family protein, producing the protein MGNYSWRDWMGLAARLVLGIALLWAGLSKVTRLAANVSQVKLFGLPIPDWLATVVGYLQPPIEVIFGLLLILGLFTRVSAAAATLAMIIFIFGIIWAWSHGLQIDCGCFSPGGELEPGEQNKYLQDIIRDAVLMAGGVWLVIRPSSVLSLDGLLFPPLNIDEG; encoded by the coding sequence ATGGGTAACTATTCTTGGCGCGACTGGATGGGACTAGCCGCTCGGTTAGTGCTTGGGATAGCGCTGCTGTGGGCAGGGCTATCGAAAGTCACCAGGTTGGCCGCCAATGTTAGCCAAGTGAAGTTATTCGGGCTGCCAATTCCGGATTGGCTAGCCACAGTTGTTGGTTATCTTCAGCCGCCGATAGAAGTAATTTTCGGTCTATTGCTTATTCTCGGGCTATTCACTCGAGTTAGCGCAGCCGCCGCAACTTTGGCCATGATCATTTTTATTTTTGGAATCATCTGGGCCTGGTCGCATGGATTGCAAATTGACTGTGGTTGCTTTAGCCCGGGTGGCGAATTGGAGCCTGGCGAGCAGAACAAGTATCTTCAAGACATCATCCGCGATGCGGTGCTTATGGCGGGCGGGGTTTGGTTGGTTATTCGTCCAAGCTCCGTACTGAGCCTGGACGGGTTACTGTTTCCGCCATTAAACATCGACGAAGGTTAG
- a CDS encoding thioredoxin domain-containing protein, which yields MSKKKQKPAPRTASSRREELRARQEAEAQRQRRMKVVVAAAIVVVVAVIATVGIVAFNNWRDEKQAGQRQDGVSAEQIVPSTVAPDSYSLAINKDHWVTGTPEVKIFLDPQCPGCGGLEHTHGKALADFAAQGKIQLSYQVAHFLDRNFGTTHSYNGAMALSCAADINKFSDYAFQLFSNQPQNEGDGWPEADIRDTYAVSAGISGADLKKFQTCYDSKQTNDFVKKMDENLPDDLRSTPSIYVNGKNVKLTNADLATADSLLAMIEREAA from the coding sequence ATGAGCAAGAAAAAGCAGAAGCCTGCACCTAGGACTGCCTCATCTAGGCGTGAAGAACTGCGAGCTCGCCAGGAGGCTGAAGCCCAAAGGCAGCGCCGCATGAAAGTTGTTGTAGCTGCTGCCATCGTTGTAGTGGTGGCGGTAATCGCGACGGTAGGCATCGTCGCTTTCAATAACTGGCGTGACGAAAAGCAGGCCGGTCAGCGCCAAGATGGGGTGAGCGCCGAGCAGATAGTGCCTTCTACGGTGGCTCCTGACTCTTATTCTTTGGCCATTAATAAAGACCATTGGGTAACAGGCACTCCTGAAGTAAAGATCTTCTTAGACCCACAATGTCCAGGCTGCGGCGGGTTAGAGCATACCCACGGTAAAGCATTGGCTGATTTCGCTGCCCAAGGCAAGATCCAACTCAGCTACCAAGTAGCCCATTTCTTAGACCGCAATTTTGGCACTACACATTCCTATAACGGAGCGATGGCACTAAGTTGCGCAGCTGATATTAATAAGTTCAGCGACTACGCTTTCCAGCTATTCAGCAATCAGCCCCAAAACGAGGGTGATGGCTGGCCGGAAGCAGATATTAGAGACACCTACGCAGTTAGTGCGGGAATAAGTGGCGCAGACTTGAAGAAATTCCAAACCTGCTACGACTCGAAGCAAACTAACGACTTTGTGAAAAAGATGGATGAAAATTTGCCAGACGATCTACGGTCTACACCCTCGATCTATGTCAACGGCAAGAATGTGAAACTTACCAACGCCGACTTGGCTACAGCAGATTCTCTACTGGCAATGATCGAACGCGAAGCTGCATAG
- the thrC gene encoding threonine synthase, translated as MRYRSTRASKDADLQTFCDILLGGLAPDGGLYMPVSYPQISQYLPKWRQVLTDEGYSALAFEVLRLFIDDIAPTDLRAICDRAYNYPKFSDPNIVSAEQIGTGRIWVGHISNGPTAAFKDMAMQLLGELFEYELARRDSRLTIVGATSGDTGSSAEYALRGRPGIKVVMLTPAGRMTPFQRAQMYTLDDENIVNIALDGVFDDCQDLVKALNLDAEFKAKYAIGAVNSINWARLAAQVVYYVALWLKVSQSDDEVVNFAVPSGNFGNICAGHIARQMGLPIGRLILATNENDVLDEFFHTGNYRVRPSDEVLATSSPSMDISKASNFERFIFDLLDHDAARVADLFGRQIPEQGRFTLAHTPEFDQAASRFGFLSGASDHQLRIITIAGLYKSLGILVDPHTADGIHVATDMLGEVEGKIIALETALPVKFADTIFEATETYPQVPERFRGIEDKPAHAIELPNDLEALKAIIISAYNKA; from the coding sequence GTGAGATACCGTTCGACGAGAGCCAGTAAGGACGCCGATTTACAAACTTTCTGCGATATTCTACTTGGCGGTCTAGCCCCCGATGGTGGGCTATATATGCCAGTCTCCTACCCGCAGATCAGCCAGTACCTGCCCAAATGGCGTCAAGTATTGACTGATGAAGGCTATAGTGCGCTGGCTTTCGAAGTGCTACGACTCTTCATCGACGATATTGCGCCTACAGATTTACGCGCTATTTGTGATCGCGCCTATAACTATCCAAAGTTTTCTGACCCCAATATAGTCTCGGCTGAACAGATCGGCACTGGACGTATCTGGGTCGGCCACATCTCGAACGGGCCAACAGCAGCGTTCAAAGATATGGCAATGCAGCTGTTAGGTGAATTATTTGAGTACGAGCTAGCCAGGCGCGATTCTAGGCTAACTATTGTGGGAGCGACAAGCGGTGACACTGGCAGTTCAGCCGAATACGCGCTGCGTGGCAGGCCAGGAATAAAAGTTGTCATGCTTACTCCGGCAGGACGTATGACGCCCTTCCAGCGCGCTCAGATGTACACCTTGGATGACGAAAATATCGTAAACATTGCCCTAGACGGTGTCTTTGATGACTGTCAAGACCTAGTCAAAGCATTGAATCTGGATGCCGAGTTCAAAGCAAAATATGCTATTGGCGCGGTTAACTCGATTAACTGGGCCAGGCTTGCTGCCCAGGTCGTTTATTACGTCGCATTGTGGCTAAAAGTCAGCCAATCTGATGACGAAGTGGTTAACTTTGCTGTTCCTAGCGGTAATTTTGGCAATATTTGTGCTGGCCATATCGCCCGTCAAATGGGTTTGCCGATTGGTCGCTTAATCCTTGCCACCAACGAGAACGATGTTCTTGATGAGTTTTTCCATACCGGCAACTATCGGGTGCGTCCTAGCGACGAGGTGCTAGCAACCAGTTCGCCGTCAATGGACATTTCCAAGGCATCAAATTTTGAGCGTTTCATCTTTGACCTGCTAGACCACGACGCTGCTCGAGTAGCCGACCTGTTTGGGCGTCAAATACCTGAACAAGGACGTTTTACCTTGGCGCATACGCCAGAGTTCGATCAGGCAGCCAGCCGTTTTGGGTTCCTGTCGGGAGCCTCAGATCACCAGCTTAGAATTATCACTATCGCTGGTCTATATAAATCACTAGGTATATTGGTAGACCCGCACACGGCAGACGGTATCCACGTCGCTACCGATATGTTGGGCGAAGTAGAGGGCAAGATAATTGCTTTAGAAACTGCGCTGCCAGTTAAATTTGCTGACACTATCTTCGAAGCAACCGAAACTTACCCACAGGTGCCTGAGCGTTTTCGGGGGATAGAGGATAAGCCAGCCCACGCTATTGAATTACCGAATGACCTAGAAGCCTTAAAAGCAATTATTATTTCTGCCTACAACAAGGCCTAA
- a CDS encoding folylpolyglutamate synthase/dihydrofolate synthase family protein, whose translation MNHDTLAAQLIGRWPESRPQPSLARITALCDLLARPQDACPVIQVTGTNGKGSTAIMIDSLLRAMGLRTGRFSSPHLVDVTERISIDGEPISVERFDNIWSEIAPFVEMVDEQLIDGVKMTFFEVITAMAYAAFADAPVDVAVMEVGMGGLWDATSVAKSQVGVVSPIALDHTHILGSTIAEIANEKAWVIKPGGVGVMAGQTPEAAEVLTRHCLEVGAKMVREGVDFGLLDRQIGVGGQVVRIQGTGGPVGGLFLPLFGEHMAHNCALAIGAVESFLGGRALEPSIIEEGLANVKAPARLEIVHSDPTVVLDTAHNPHAITSTLAGLKEVFPGYRVIVVSAMMRDKAVNEVIEKLGENADAYLATTIPGLDRALSCTELAQIAESVFGSNRVQQYQDPNEALQVAMSMADAPQSDTLVLVVGSVYLAGLVRPKLVDVN comes from the coding sequence GTGAATCATGACACATTGGCAGCTCAACTGATTGGACGGTGGCCAGAGTCTCGTCCCCAGCCGTCCCTGGCCAGGATTACCGCGCTTTGTGACTTGCTAGCTAGGCCGCAGGACGCCTGTCCAGTCATTCAAGTCACCGGCACGAACGGCAAAGGTTCTACCGCCATAATGATCGATAGTCTGCTGCGGGCTATGGGTTTGAGGACTGGCAGATTCTCTAGTCCTCACTTAGTCGATGTGACGGAGCGCATCTCGATAGATGGCGAACCGATTAGTGTTGAGCGCTTCGATAATATTTGGAGCGAAATCGCTCCGTTCGTTGAGATGGTCGATGAGCAATTGATTGACGGGGTAAAGATGACTTTCTTTGAGGTCATCACTGCTATGGCTTATGCGGCCTTCGCTGATGCGCCAGTGGATGTGGCAGTAATGGAGGTCGGCATGGGTGGATTATGGGACGCTACCTCAGTCGCCAAGTCCCAAGTTGGTGTGGTCAGCCCAATCGCTCTAGATCACACTCATATTTTGGGTTCTACTATCGCAGAAATTGCTAACGAAAAAGCGTGGGTCATTAAGCCCGGCGGTGTTGGTGTTATGGCTGGGCAAACTCCTGAGGCTGCCGAAGTGCTGACGAGGCACTGTTTAGAGGTGGGTGCAAAAATGGTGCGCGAAGGCGTTGATTTCGGGTTACTTGATCGCCAAATTGGGGTTGGTGGCCAAGTCGTCCGCATCCAAGGTACTGGCGGTCCGGTAGGCGGATTGTTCTTGCCACTTTTCGGTGAACATATGGCTCACAATTGTGCGCTAGCTATTGGAGCGGTCGAATCATTCCTGGGTGGTAGAGCCCTAGAGCCATCGATTATCGAAGAAGGCCTGGCCAACGTTAAAGCGCCGGCTCGTCTCGAAATAGTACATTCCGACCCGACAGTCGTCTTAGATACCGCACATAATCCACACGCCATAACTTCAACGCTGGCCGGACTAAAAGAGGTATTTCCCGGTTACCGAGTGATTGTGGTTTCGGCGATGATGCGTGATAAGGCAGTCAATGAGGTTATAGAAAAGCTTGGTGAAAATGCCGATGCTTATCTGGCCACCACTATTCCTGGCTTGGACAGGGCACTAAGTTGCACAGAGTTAGCACAGATTGCTGAATCAGTATTCGGCTCCAATCGAGTGCAGCAATATCAAGACCCCAATGAGGCACTCCAGGTTGCCATGTCAATGGCTGATGCACCCCAGTCAGATACGCTGGTTTTAGTCGTCGGCTCGGTTTATTTGGCTGGGCTGGTGCGTCCGAAATTAGTCGATGTCAATTAG
- the valS gene encoding valine--tRNA ligase, translating into MTNTCEGSGAWQVPDKPSLEGLEAKWAKRWQDEQTYKFERPKSREEVFSIDTPPPTVSGSLHVGHVFSYTHTDTVARFQRMRGKKVFYPLGWDDNGLPTERRVQNYYGVRCDPSLPYDPDFLPPAKPDKKRQLPISRRNFVELCLKLTQVDEQVFEDLWRRVGLSVDWDQLYSTISPTTQRVAQRAFLRNLARGEAYLAQAPTMWDVTFQTAVAQAELEARDYPGFYHKLAFHKADGGIVEIDTTRPELLAACGALIAHPDDERYQPLFGTTVTTPVFGVEVPVLAHRDAEPDKGSGIAMCCTFGDLTDVTWWRELQLPTRVIIQRNGRMITETPEWLVNKSPYERLAGKTTFSARKEMVDLLRETGDLLGEPEPTQRKANFYERGDKPLEIVSTRQWYFTNGGRDAQLKNAMLERGRQLHWVPDFMRHRYEDWVNGLSGDWLISRQRFFGIPFPLWYRLDADGQPILDELLLPEENQLPVDPQSECPPGFDESQRGAAGGFIGDPDVMDTWATSSLTPQIACGWGSDDELYRLTYPMDMAPQAHDIIRTWLFTRVLRSHLEENKLPWHTTTLSGFVMDPDRKKMSKSKGNVVVPTEILERFGSDAVRWRAAMARPGMDSPFDEGQMKVGRRLAVKILNASKFALMGQSPVDYELITDPLDLSMLAELAKVVETATEAFEKYQYTDALEATEQFFWTFCDDYLETVKERSHGALGQAGADSAHASLQLALSTMLRLFAPFLPFVTEEVWSWWQEGSIHLADWPNTDELPSGGDSALLAAVSATLIGLRGVKSQAKVSQKTPLAHVTISGAQSDLDLLKTVEADLRKVGHIDGEIEYVTEGEHLNVKAELVTE; encoded by the coding sequence ATGACGAATACGTGTGAGGGTAGTGGCGCCTGGCAGGTGCCCGACAAACCGTCCCTAGAGGGTTTGGAAGCCAAATGGGCGAAACGCTGGCAAGATGAGCAAACCTATAAGTTTGAGCGTCCCAAAAGCCGCGAAGAAGTTTTCTCTATTGATACTCCACCACCAACAGTATCCGGCTCTCTCCATGTAGGTCACGTCTTTAGCTACACCCACACCGATACCGTCGCTCGTTTTCAAAGGATGCGCGGCAAGAAAGTATTTTACCCGCTCGGCTGGGACGATAACGGCTTGCCGACAGAGAGACGCGTACAAAATTATTACGGTGTGCGCTGCGACCCATCGCTGCCCTACGATCCGGATTTCCTGCCACCTGCTAAGCCGGATAAGAAACGTCAGTTGCCCATTTCTAGGCGTAATTTCGTCGAATTATGTTTGAAACTCACCCAAGTTGACGAGCAGGTTTTCGAGGATTTGTGGCGTCGCGTCGGGCTATCCGTTGATTGGGATCAGCTGTATTCGACGATCTCTCCGACTACGCAACGAGTAGCACAACGAGCTTTCTTGCGTAACCTAGCTCGTGGCGAGGCTTATCTTGCCCAAGCACCAACTATGTGGGATGTCACCTTTCAAACTGCAGTTGCCCAAGCCGAATTAGAGGCGCGCGACTATCCCGGTTTTTATCACAAGCTGGCTTTCCACAAGGCTGACGGCGGCATCGTCGAAATCGACACGACCCGACCAGAATTATTGGCTGCCTGCGGTGCGTTAATTGCTCACCCCGATGATGAGCGCTACCAGCCGTTATTCGGCACTACCGTAACTACTCCAGTATTTGGTGTTGAGGTGCCAGTGCTAGCTCACCGTGACGCGGAGCCTGACAAAGGTTCTGGTATCGCGATGTGCTGTACTTTCGGAGATTTAACCGACGTCACTTGGTGGCGAGAGTTACAGCTACCAACCCGCGTAATCATTCAACGCAATGGCCGCATGATTACTGAAACCCCAGAATGGCTGGTAAACAAATCCCCTTACGAACGTTTAGCGGGAAAAACTACCTTCAGCGCACGTAAGGAAATGGTTGATTTGTTGCGTGAAACCGGCGATCTGCTTGGAGAACCGGAACCGACCCAGCGCAAAGCTAATTTCTATGAGCGCGGGGACAAGCCCCTAGAAATCGTCTCGACTAGGCAGTGGTATTTCACTAACGGCGGACGTGATGCCCAGCTAAAAAATGCCATGTTAGAGCGTGGTCGTCAACTGCATTGGGTGCCTGATTTCATGCGCCACCGTTACGAGGATTGGGTTAACGGTCTGAGCGGCGATTGGTTGATTTCTAGGCAGCGGTTTTTCGGTATCCCATTCCCATTGTGGTATCGCTTGGACGCCGACGGCCAGCCAATTCTTGATGAGCTGTTGTTACCGGAGGAGAATCAGCTACCTGTTGACCCACAATCTGAATGCCCGCCCGGATTTGACGAGAGCCAGCGAGGCGCAGCTGGGGGCTTTATTGGTGACCCAGACGTCATGGATACGTGGGCGACTAGCTCGTTAACCCCACAAATTGCTTGCGGTTGGGGCAGCGATGACGAGCTATATAGACTCACCTATCCGATGGATATGGCCCCCCAAGCCCACGACATTATTCGTACCTGGCTGTTCACTAGGGTGCTGCGTAGCCATCTAGAAGAAAATAAGCTGCCCTGGCACACCACTACCCTGTCAGGATTCGTCATGGATCCAGACCGAAAGAAGATGTCTAAATCTAAAGGCAATGTGGTAGTGCCCACCGAGATTCTTGAACGCTTCGGTTCAGACGCGGTGCGTTGGCGAGCAGCCATGGCTCGTCCAGGCATGGATTCCCCGTTTGATGAGGGCCAGATGAAAGTTGGTCGGCGTCTTGCGGTGAAAATCTTGAATGCATCGAAGTTCGCTTTAATGGGTCAATCGCCAGTTGACTATGAGCTAATCACTGACCCGTTGGATTTGTCGATGTTAGCTGAGCTTGCCAAAGTGGTTGAAACCGCCACCGAAGCATTCGAGAAATATCAATACACCGACGCTCTGGAAGCTACCGAACAGTTCTTCTGGACTTTCTGCGATGACTACCTAGAAACGGTAAAAGAACGCTCTCACGGCGCGCTCGGTCAGGCTGGAGCAGATTCAGCGCACGCCAGCTTGCAGTTAGCTTTGAGTACCATGCTCAGGCTATTTGCCCCGTTCCTACCTTTCGTCACCGAAGAGGTTTGGAGTTGGTGGCAAGAAGGTTCAATTCACCTGGCTGACTGGCCAAACACCGACGAACTGCCTAGTGGTGGTGATTCGGCTTTGCTAGCGGCAGTATCGGCAACGTTGATTGGGTTGCGCGGGGTTAAATCGCAAGCGAAAGTTTCTCAAAAGACTCCATTGGCTCACGTTACGATTAGCGGCGCACAAAGCGACCTGGATCTGTTGAAAACTGTTGAGGCAGATTTACGCAAGGTTGGCCACATCGACGGTGAGATCGAGTATGTCACCGAGGGCGAACACCTCAACGTAAAAGCCGAATTAGTCACTGAATAA
- a CDS encoding TIGR03960 family B12-binding radical SAM protein produces MSASIWPQLERALNLVQAPVQYVGGELNSVNKPWESVDVRWVLMYPDTYAVGQPNQGLAILYEVLNEIDWVSAERTYAVAPDLGVLMRERGIPQFSWESHRPIKDFDVIGITLQTELGYTNVLETLDLAAIALHSKDRELGQPFVLAGGHCGFNPEPLADFLDAVSMGDGEEAVQEFSQLVRDWKQAGCPDGRDGLLLAAAKTGHFYIPRFYDVTYQGADGIVPGAIERISPNRQGVPYSVRKWVLTDLDDWPYPKAPLVPVAETVHERYSVEIFRGCTRGCRFCQAGMITRPVRERSLQTIGQMIDKGLHATGMEEVGLLSLSSADHSEIESMAHQLADRYESSEISLSIPSTRVDAFNIDLAQELSRSGRRSGLTFAPEGGSERMRAIINKNVSEQDLLATVTAAFSRGWRQVKLYFMCGLPGETDEDVAQIARMAHDVIVAGRAAAGHRDIRCTISIGAFVPKPHTPFQWFAQVDPETVNARLKMLKDLVRSDRQAGRAISVRYADGRPSLIEGLLARGDRRVGKVIEAVWRAGGKFDGWSEHFDYELWLAKAREQLEPLGLSLAWFTMRERDELEVLPWDHLDAGLDRQWLWNDYEAAMQKETVPDCRWEDCNDCGVCPGLGVDLDFGATGLTLLPLTSVKRKVS; encoded by the coding sequence GTGAGCGCGTCTATATGGCCGCAGCTTGAACGCGCCTTGAATCTAGTGCAAGCACCCGTTCAATATGTTGGTGGAGAATTAAACAGCGTCAACAAGCCTTGGGAATCGGTTGACGTGCGTTGGGTATTGATGTACCCCGATACTTACGCTGTTGGTCAACCAAATCAAGGCTTGGCGATTCTCTACGAAGTATTAAACGAAATTGATTGGGTCAGTGCCGAGCGTACTTACGCCGTCGCTCCTGATCTAGGCGTGTTAATGCGCGAGCGTGGTATCCCGCAGTTTTCGTGGGAGAGTCATCGGCCAATCAAAGATTTCGACGTTATTGGGATAACCCTGCAAACCGAATTGGGTTATACGAACGTGCTAGAAACCCTGGATTTGGCTGCTATTGCTCTGCACAGTAAAGATCGTGAATTGGGGCAGCCATTTGTCCTAGCTGGAGGTCATTGTGGTTTCAATCCGGAGCCGTTGGCAGACTTTCTTGATGCGGTATCGATGGGCGACGGTGAGGAAGCTGTACAGGAGTTTTCGCAACTTGTTAGGGATTGGAAACAGGCTGGCTGCCCTGATGGGCGTGACGGATTATTGCTGGCTGCTGCTAAGACTGGGCATTTTTATATCCCCAGATTCTATGACGTCACTTACCAGGGGGCAGATGGCATAGTGCCGGGCGCGATTGAACGTATCAGCCCTAACCGTCAGGGAGTTCCTTATTCAGTACGCAAATGGGTGTTGACAGATTTAGACGATTGGCCTTATCCCAAAGCTCCACTTGTTCCTGTAGCTGAAACCGTCCATGAACGCTACTCAGTAGAAATCTTTAGAGGCTGCACTAGAGGATGCCGATTTTGCCAAGCAGGGATGATTACCCGTCCAGTGCGCGAGCGGAGTTTGCAAACTATCGGCCAAATGATTGATAAAGGTTTGCATGCCACGGGTATGGAAGAGGTCGGCTTGCTGTCGCTTTCCAGCGCTGATCATTCCGAGATTGAGTCAATGGCTCACCAACTTGCAGATCGTTATGAGTCTTCAGAAATTTCCTTATCCATCCCTTCAACTAGAGTAGATGCTTTCAATATCGATCTTGCTCAAGAGCTATCGCGTTCTGGTAGACGTTCAGGGTTGACATTCGCCCCTGAGGGTGGCTCTGAACGGATGCGCGCCATCATTAACAAGAATGTTTCTGAGCAAGATCTACTAGCGACTGTTACAGCTGCTTTTTCTAGGGGTTGGCGACAGGTCAAGCTTTATTTTATGTGTGGTCTACCCGGTGAAACTGATGAAGACGTGGCACAAATAGCCAGAATGGCTCATGATGTCATTGTGGCTGGACGAGCAGCTGCTGGCCATCGCGATATTCGATGCACTATTTCAATCGGCGCTTTCGTCCCGAAACCTCACACCCCGTTTCAATGGTTCGCTCAGGTTGACCCTGAAACTGTAAACGCCAGATTAAAAATGCTAAAAGACCTGGTTAGATCGGATCGGCAGGCTGGTCGAGCAATCAGTGTCCGCTACGCTGACGGTCGTCCTAGCCTAATTGAGGGGCTGCTAGCTAGGGGGGATCGTCGTGTTGGAAAAGTCATTGAGGCGGTTTGGCGCGCTGGCGGAAAGTTTGATGGTTGGTCAGAACATTTTGATTACGAACTTTGGCTGGCCAAAGCTCGTGAACAATTGGAGCCGCTTGGTCTTAGCTTGGCTTGGTTTACCATGCGTGAGCGTGACGAATTAGAGGTATTGCCGTGGGATCACTTGGACGCCGGGCTAGATAGACAATGGCTGTGGAATGACTACGAAGCTGCCATGCAGAAAGAAACCGTCCCAGATTGTCGTTGGGAAGACTGCAATGATTGCGGAGTGTGCCCAGGGCTGGGGGTTGACCTAGATTTTGGTGCGACGGGGTTAACTTTGTTGCCATTAACTAGCGTGAAACGGAAAGTTAGCTGA